From a region of the Salvelinus fontinalis isolate EN_2023a chromosome 13, ASM2944872v1, whole genome shotgun sequence genome:
- the LOC129867775 gene encoding mucin-2-like isoform X2: MKLGEEKKRRRERETHQLLLFQAYVQYSDKPRLLPQFGDFIPRVMPVNLSTLTVCLLGTAILCADISPASSNNTSTPTAPSVSPEDTPTNASTLAPSTTGTNTSAPGTRPTSNPTEANSTMASTSDQANEEATETILSTGEIAGIAVGSIAGVAAIGGGIFAGLKFSGKLAG, translated from the exons atgaaactgggtgaagagaagaagaggagaagagaaagagagacacaccagTTGCTGTTATTCCAG gccTACGTGCAATATTCAGACAAACCGAGGCTTCTTCCTCAGTTTGGAGACTTCATACCCAGGGTCATGCCTGTGAACCTATCCACTCTGACTGTTTGCCTTCTAGGCACAG CCATTCTCTGTGCAGACATTTCTCCTGCATCTTCAAACAATACATCTACCCCAACAGCACCATCTGTAAGCCCAGAGGATACTCCTACCAATGCGTCCACCCTCGCACCTTCCACCACTGGTACTAACACCTCTGCTCCAGGGACTCGCCCCACATCTAACCCCACAGAGGCCAACAGCACCATGGCCTCCACATCCGACCAGGCAAATGAAGAAGCCACAGAGACAATATTGTCAACTGGCGAGATAGCCGGCATTGCTGTCGGCAGCATTGCTGGAGTGGCGGCTATTG gTGGAGGGATCTTTGCTGGTCTGAAGTTTAGTGGTAAGCTGGCAGGTTAG
- the LOC129867775 gene encoding spore germination protein 270-11-like isoform X1: MYSYHAAPWSSSLHPNDERDRITHQKRTKQRGNGQQQQQRSEDSCTWEEILDGKGPWTQAYVQYSDKPRLLPQFGDFIPRVMPVNLSTLTVCLLGTAILCADISPASSNNTSTPTAPSVSPEDTPTNASTLAPSTTGTNTSAPGTRPTSNPTEANSTMASTSDQANEEATETILSTGEIAGIAVGSIAGVAAIGGGIFAGLKFSGKLAG, encoded by the exons atgtattcttatcacgctgcgccttggtcctcctctcttcatccaaacgacgaacgtgacagaataacccaccaaaaaaggaccaagcagcgtggtaacggacagcagcagcagcagcgatcggaGGACTCCTGCacctgggaggagattctggacggcaagggaccttGGACTCAG gccTACGTGCAATATTCAGACAAACCGAGGCTTCTTCCTCAGTTTGGAGACTTCATACCCAGGGTCATGCCTGTGAACCTATCCACTCTGACTGTTTGCCTTCTAGGCACAG CCATTCTCTGTGCAGACATTTCTCCTGCATCTTCAAACAATACATCTACCCCAACAGCACCATCTGTAAGCCCAGAGGATACTCCTACCAATGCGTCCACCCTCGCACCTTCCACCACTGGTACTAACACCTCTGCTCCAGGGACTCGCCCCACATCTAACCCCACAGAGGCCAACAGCACCATGGCCTCCACATCCGACCAGGCAAATGAAGAAGCCACAGAGACAATATTGTCAACTGGCGAGATAGCCGGCATTGCTGTCGGCAGCATTGCTGGAGTGGCGGCTATTG gTGGAGGGATCTTTGCTGGTCTGAAGTTTAGTGGTAAGCTGGCAGGTTAG